The Theobroma cacao cultivar B97-61/B2 chromosome 1, Criollo_cocoa_genome_V2, whole genome shotgun sequence genome contains the following window.
GTGAAAAAAACCAAGAAATCAAATAGTTCCGCAGCTATATGTCAAAAACCAATGTCAAATATATAGTTCTATGCTAATAAAACGAATTGTGGGAACTTAGTGTGGCcttttgaataataattttaaatttgattattcaTGCTTAATTTCTCTTGTTAAAAGAAAATGccgatttatttttttttccgtTTGTTTAAAGAAAATTCTAATGTTGCCGTCATACTAAATGAACAGATACaaataagagaagaaagaggaGATTAGTGGTTCTAAGTGCAAttagaaaagagagaaataataGGGAAAGTAGTAAGGAGTGTTTTAGTTGAAGAGTATCAACTCACCAAGTTGATATTGAGTTGTTATGATACCAActtatagataaaaaaaaatactataaaAAGATAGGTAATGAAAAAAGCTTTGACAATAAGGATAAGTGAAAGCAACTAAATATTTCTTTGGGAAAACTTGAATAATTTTAGCCATAACTAcggaaaatagaaaaaaaaaaaagaaatgtagGGATTGGGTATTCGAGTTGAATGAAAATAGTTACTCATTCATAAAATTGACAAGAGATATCAAATTTGTGGAAATATGTTCATTCTTAtgtaaataaaagtaataaaaatgttttaaaaaaggaaaattaaaagaaaaataagaagagTGGGGCTTGGCAATTAAACGCACCGTTTTGAACGCTGAACgagagaaatttttttaatgaagcCGTTGTCACCGGGAAATCGTCCCGCCACATAAAACACGTGAGACGGAGCTGCGACAGTTGCGTTTCCTTCCTTCCATTGCTTCttctgcaaaagaaaaaaaaggggagtAAATTCCAAAATCTATGGCGACGGTCTCTTCACAAATTCTTCTATGTTGTTCAACTCCAAAATCCAAATTCCCGACAATAAATTCTTCCCCTTCTCGTTTCCTTACTCCAACGAAAGTTACCTATAAACCCACCAAGCTGATGACTTTTAACAGCAAAGGTAACTTCCGTTTCATTACCAGAGCCTCTTCTTCCTTGGCCAATGAATTCACCGCCAACATCGGCGATGTACTCGGCGACGTTAGCGTTTTCACCGCTGCGGGACAACGCGTTTTCTTCAAAGACCTCTGGGACCAGAAAGAGGTATTTGTACCTATTCAACCTTttgcttttataattaaatttgggAATAAAGCCCGATataattatgatctgtttctTGCAAAAGATTCGAACCTTAGGCTTCAATTTTTGCgatttatcattttcataaaagaCAGTTTTTACATTATGTATTCGGAAACCCAAAGTTCTTAACAAGCAGGAAATTGTTGTGCTAAACTTATTCACCCTCTCCTCATCAAATCCAGGGAATTGCGGTTGTTGCACTTTTGAGACATTTCGGCTGCTTTTGCAGGTAAATATTTCCGAGCCATCAGTTAATTTGCGAAACTGGATTCTCTTTTGATTCGTTTGACTTATCAGTTTTTATGCTTGTTCTTCTAAGTTGGGAGCTTGCTTCAACTCTGAAAGAAGCAATGCCAAAATTCGACTCAGCTGGTGTGAAACTAATAGCAGTGGGTGTTGGTACTCCTGATAAAGCTCGTATCCTTGCAGAGCGGGTATCTCTTaaaatgtttcttttttacatttttcaggATGAACTTTTTATCTGTTTCTTTGttcattcttttattttgaaactaaGAGAAGGGGTAAATTGGTTCTTCAGGGCCTGTTCAACAATCTAACTTATGAAGCTTTAGATGAAATGAAACACGTGAATTTGGGATTAGTGCTTGTCCTACTTGCTGTCAGAAGACTTAAAACCAACTGTCAGTTCTTACTTTCATCTACCAAACCAAAAAAGGGTTCTTACTTTCATCTTTCCATCAGAAGTTGCGTTAATTGTCTATAGTGAATATTATGGAAAGATTTTGTAGGCTTTGACATCTAAAGGAGCTCAGATTGAGTAGGTTAACAACAAATTATATTAGTTCAGTactttaaatttctttgtcGTCTTTTGTATTGCATTTAACTGATTAATTAGCTGTACTGTTGCCACCATAAATGATGATGCGACAATTGCATCTTTTGAGTGAAGATGAATGTGTGATCATCTTTCCTAGGAGAAAGGGTATGAGCATGACCatacataaattttattgctACTGTAATTGTTATTTGTTGTAAACCTTAGTTGGAACTGTAGGCCATCAGTGTGTTGCTGTTTTTCCCCATATATAGAGGTGGCAATTAAGTGGGAGGAGTTGGATTTGGGTCAGGTCATTTCGAGTCGGGAGAAATTTGGTTTGGCTCTGAGTTCGGATCATCTTGGGTTCAAGTCGTTTTAAATTCAGGTCATTTGGGTTTGGCATTTGCGTTTTGGTAAATTCATGTTcaagttgtttttttttttgaaaaaaaatcaatttaagtttgGATACTTTTTGATTAGCCTTTTGGGTTCGAGTTGTTTCAAGTTCAGATCGACTTGGATTCTGGTTGTTGAGTCAAATCAGGTTAGGTCATGTTCGGGTTTGAATGGATTGAATGGGCTTTTTGTATTCGAATCAGCTTTACCAACTCTACTCACATGTCTTTTCTGCATAAAATTGGAGCTAACCACTAACATTAGTTAATGTCATCAAATGTGCAGTTACCATTTCCAATGGACTGCCTTTATGCTGATCCAGACCGTAAGGTAACACGTACATTGTGTTTTACTCATGCCATTTCTTTAATATCCTTTTTTCCGATTTTAAGTTCTGAACAAATTCCTTCTCTTTCAGGCATATGATGTTTTGGGCTTATACTATGGTCTTGGGCGCACATTCTTCAATCCAGCGAGTGTACATTCCTTTCTcagctttttttattttgaaaagcaTGTTTCATGTTAATTGAAGGTCCATTTTCTTATTGTATAATTTGCATACAAATGATAGGCAAAGTTGCTTTCAAGACTAGACAAATTGCAGAAGGCTATGGAAAACTATACAATGCAAGCCACTCCAGATGATAAAAGCAGTGTATTACAACAGGTTTGTGAATTTGTTTTAACATTCTCAGGGGTCCATGTTTCAGTTTATATCTGAGGCTGCTGTATCAGGTTCTGTGTTGTATTCTTGTACCAGGGAGGGATGTTTGTcttcaaaggaaaagaattgCTGTATGCACGAAAAGATGAAGGGACGGGTGATCATGCTTCTTTAGATGACATCTTTGACATCTGCTGCAAAAGTCCAGTCGCATGAAGTCCTGTAATGTATTATCCGGTCCGTGTACAGAAGCCCGCTTCAACTGTCAGCGTCCGCAGCAAAGTTCTGGTTGCAGTTTGGCAGCAAAATATTGCCTTAAATAATGTTGAAAATCTTAATCATTTAGTATCTGAACTGGTTAGATGAATGCGCTCTAAATTATGAACACTTACTCAACTATAGAAATATAAAAGACTTGTACTTAACAGTTATTGATTCTTGTAATCGTTGAAAGATGATCAATAATTAATGCACAAATCCTCTCTTtatcaccaaaaaaaaaaatctttgttGAATTTTGGTGTGATGATCAGCTTGGGATTTCATTTGCTCATAACTGTACCAACTATCAAGTGATGAActcaaaattataaagaagttattattcttttaatatgattatatattttgaaaatatctccaaattcaaattcattcTACTAGATATGTTAAAGTTagcagaaaaaaaataatcgataaataatgataaaaggTGTTGCAATTCTGGAAGACATTTATTTGGCTTTAGGTATCTGAGTCCCACCCAATTTCTTGgctaaaatttaatttattaattaaattaaaaaatatattcagcattaattaatcaatagCCAATCGTACCACACATAAACCATGCAGAAGTAAAACTTGAGTGGACCTCATCTTAGTTAAAAACATATATTaggaaagaatttttttttttgtttatcaaTATTATCCTATGCTTCTtcattaatttctctttttcctctagTTATCAGAGTCCATCAATTTTCTCTAATCGTTTTCTCCATGGAGTTCGAGAACCCAAGATTGTTTATAGGAGGGATTTCAGAAgaagttaaggaagaaacaCTAAGACAACACTTTAGCAAGTATGGGGAGGTGACACAGTCTCTTAAAATTTCCAAGAAAGGAATTGGGTTTGTTGCTTTTGCTGATCCTTCGATGGCTAAAACCGCCCTTCAAGAAGAAGAGCACATTATTCTCGGTAGAAAGGCAAGTCCTATTCGAAcgcttttttttcttttgttcttctttgttaATATATTATTGTATTGGGACGTTAGtctaatatttttcttgttcttctctAGGTGGACGTCAAACCAGCAAAACCAAGAGTGCAAACCAAAGATACGAGGACTAAGATTTTTGTGGGAGGTTTGCCTCCTACCATAACACTGCCAGAATTCAGAAACTATTTCGAGAGTTATGGGACAATCACTGATGCAGTGGTGATATACGACAAAAAGAGTCATAGGTTTAGAGGGTTCGGATTCGTTACTTTTGATTCAGAGGAAGCCGCGGAGAATGTTTTGCGCAAGAGTTTCCACGAATTGAATAATAAGATGGTGGAAGTGAAGAAAGCGGAACCAAGGGATAAGAAGACAAGCAATTCTGACCCTCACGAAAATGGTTTAGTTCCACTTGGGCTTCCTTATGGCATTTATAATGTTAATACTCAGCCTAATTATTTTCCTGCTGAAAGTTATCTTTGTATGTGGAATTGGTCCCCACATGGCGGACAACCTCCTTTCGGAAGCTTTcatgttgtttattttaactttaacTCCTGGACGCAAGTTGGACAAACAGGTAAAAGAGCTAATTGTTTTCGTGTTTTTAGCTGTGATTATATCTTTGGTTTCGTAACTTAATATTGCTCATGATTTGGTTATCTAGCTGTTAATTTACCTTTgcagattttgtttttgttatgagatatgtttgtttgtttgagGTTGTGTTaacctcctttttttttttatggggATGTTTATGCTGCCTTTGTGGGGATGGCAGGGGTGGTGTTGATACTGCAGATTagttttttgttcttttgtagCTTTTCTTATTAGATTGGAGGTTGGGCTTCCTCCTTGATGGTTTGTAGATGACCTATCAgcgtttcaaaaaaaaaaatagatagaaTTAACATGGTTCTCATCGGACTGGCCATGGGGCAAACCCTTGGGCTGTAGTCCATCCTTTAATACCCCATTTAAAGTAAAGAGTGCAGCCCTCTGTTTGGGCCCGAATTTTCTCTGGAACGTTGTGGGGTTCCTTTGTTTTGTTCCTCTCGTTACTCTCTCACCATAACTCGGGCATCTCATCAAGGACTTTGGTTAAGAAGAAAGGGCTTGAAATTTATGGGAATACATTGGAACATCTCCCCTTCTGCATGGAGATTACATTATCTCAAGTAATACGTTTGACACCATATTATTACTTGTGAATTACATTGTAGGTGGATATGAAGAGCAATTAATTCTCCAAGTTTTAGGAACAAAGAATCTGCTTAACTTGATTTATGTCATCTGTCCCTTCTTAAAAGATCTGTAacatttgctttttctttttcttctttgcccACTGACTAATATATAATGATTATACATGCCTATTTTTCCCAAATGTTGCAGGAGAACTATGTACATAGCAGAGCAGGAGAGGAAGGAGAAGTGAAGAATCATACAGACGTGAGGAGATcgaacttctttttttttttcgtttggAGTAAAAGAAGATTCAAATCTTATTTGCtgagcaagaaaatcaagaactaagctaaatacTCAGTGCTGAAGAGATTAAACTTTATAGCAAGTGTTGCGAATAGTTTTTTCAAATATCCTCCCCTACTTAACTTACATAGCGTAGACACCCTGATCATTGGAACAATTAATGATCATTTTACTTATGTTATTTATTCTTAAACTGTTTTATGAACAGTTGTAAATTTCTCTGCATGCTTTGATAATTATCCTCCTTTTTTTAGGAGTGATGAAACCATACAAGATGTCTTGGCTGGAAACCATGTAATGGTGTTAAATCAGTAGGATAGTTGTCCTTTTCAACATATTCTAAGTCAATGTGTCTCACACACctccttttaaaaaatatcccAAATTCCATACTTCTGAGTCTCTCTCATTTACCCCTAGTGCTTTTGTGAGGACAAAGCAAAAGTGCAATGCTACAAATTAATCCCTATTTCCAGGACCTTGTAGCAGACATGAAAAGCACCTCTTGCTCCCAAGGTGGATTAAGAGTTTGGATTCTTCTTTGAAAGGAACCCCACCAACAACCCCTTGGCAGACTAGACATTTGTCCATTTATTCAATTCATTTTTTCTATACAAAAACTTTCTCTGTTTGCACTCTCTTTCAGACATATAGGGGTCCTAGGAATGTGGGTATTTTGGTGATCGGTGCTTTATGGACTTTAACAAGAGAATAGAGTTTGCCTACTGCTTTGCTTTCGTTGTACATCGAGAGGGCTTTCTCTATTTGTGACAGAAAATCTAGTAGGGTCTTCTCAGCAGGGCTACAGAAGCTACTAGAGTTTAGGGTAGTCCCAGACTTTTTACACCTCATTTTACTCTCACAAACAGAAggaaagatttaaaaaaaaaacccaattaGCAATCCGAAAGAAAAAATGTATGCTAGCTACTACATGTTTGCAGTCTTGCAGTGTCCAAAGTGGCTCTAGAAAAAGAATCAAATGTCTGAATATGACATGACCAGTTTGCCTTAGACCATGACATCTCAAGGACGGGACTGCaaatgaagaaagagagaggaagatAAAGCAAAGTTAAAGAGAGTAATAAGGTTAGGATCTTGCAGAGAAATCTGGCATTGGTTAATGGAAGGGGGGGCAGCTTTATTTGTGAGAAACtgtgaatgaaaaaaaaaaaaaagccctctctctctcccttcctcaaaaaggaaaagaggcCGATGACCTTTTAGCCCCATGCAATACAGTATACCACAAAATACTGAGCTGTGGTCACTCTCAGATTGGTTGCTATCCATTACGTGCTTTTTCAGTTGACCCTTGCATGCTAGCCATTTTCTGTGATCCCATTTGGATTTTGCTTGGATTTTCTGGCTCCCACGTGAATTACCCAATTAATCCCCTACCTCCATGAATTTCCACTGCTTACTCCACTCCTTGTTTAGTTGATTTTATCTCTTCTCTTCCCTTGTGggttttcttcctctctcccTAGCATGGAAAGGACCATCCCTCCATGTTTTCCTGGGAAAGAAAGAATCTCAAAGGTTCAGAGAAATAAATACTTGCGCTAGGCAATTAGATGGTTAGGTAACAAGCAGCATTATAACTATGTCACTGAGGCTGCAAAagaatttatgatttattaatgatttagataattaatttaaaatcggAGTTCTctgctttttctcttttccttatCCCTTCAATTTGATGTCTTGCTTTGTGATCAAAGTGCttgttttttttcatttttctttgtccTTTTTAATTTCCCCCTTTAAATGCCTAATTGATTCATGCCAGGCTCTTTAATTACCAACATGTTGTTTGCTTTTGCGGCtcttaattgaaaaacatgCTTTTGTCAAATACTGAAATAGAGTTTTATGTTCCCCGTTTCAAAAGTTCATTTGTGATTTCAGACCTGacaattctttcttctttttctttttttatattttgttgtttataaATGGCATGCCAGGTGCAATGCTTGCTTTAgatcaatcattcaaacaagtcagttttttcttttttgatataaaatcTCTAGGCAAATAAGTTGCTTCAATTTTAAGATGTAAATAATCTCAGAAACGAATTAACCGATTGAATTAATCACTCGTTCagttaaattaaatcaattattttttaactttagacgttgaatgaaaaagttaagaaaataatttttttcaagcaTTCAAAGGCGGATGGCAAGGATTACTAGAGCTCCTGCcagttcaaaaattttaaatttttataatatatttttatttttaaaaaattttataattttacccttaaaaaaattttaaaaattttataacatatttttatttttttaaaattttataattttacccatataataattttttgtttgatgagatgtcccaaaataattaatcaacaactaattttaatagacttgaaactaaaataaaacttattgCAAGAAAATTATCCCCAAACTCCACTTTTTCAAAACCTTACAACTATCCCTTcctattcttttccttttttaccaaataaaaacaaagtctTTTTTTTCGCTTACCATGAGCATTCTCTTTGTAAAAATTTCTAATTAGAGGAGGAGGATTCGAACTCTGCTCTTTGGCAAGAAAATTATACACAATCCAATTAAACAAATGTTCGGGTGCTTGAtaagtttaatttatttactattattttatatgaaattgaaattcctaCACAAGAGCTAGATATAAATTAGGTAAAATGTCGTCTTCAAAAGAATCATACCACAATTGAACACCACTGTCAAGTTGACTTATTTTTTGTTGCTATTGACTCACTCTTACTAGAATTGGATTTCAGATTTAATGTGAATACGGTAGGGTTGCTCACTCTTGGTACATTTTTAGATCCTTGGAATGATTTCGAATCGTTTAATGATAAAAGTATTTGCAACCTTGCTTATAAATATTACTCCGATGACAGTACTGAGCATGCTAAAATGCATATAAGCTATCAATTGGATCTATTCAAACTTGACATTTTTCATAAtcagattttgaaaaaaaatatatctacATTTTCTGAGTTATATCAAGTGTTGAAGAAGACagaaatattaaaagtttTACTTCGTTGTTGACAGATTGATCAAGCTTTGTCTTGGCTCTTCCAGTTTCCACTATAACATCAGAGTATGCATTTTCTGCTATAAAACTCGTTAAGAACGAGATTCGTAATAAAATGTTAGATGATTTTCttagaaattaatttatcattgtAATTGAAAAGGAAATCATTTAAGACTTCGACATCGATTTAGTAATTGATGATTTCAATTCTATGAAAAATTTAGCTTAATtaaagattttcaattttaatatgCAATAGTTATTAAAAgatatcttttttatatatatatacttaaactGTAGTTGGagttatttgtttaatttttatataaattttttttatctaagttactttatatttttatcaaatattgaaCTTCTAATACGACTATTTTATAAACATTATTTTCACCTCAAACACGAAATCATAACTCTGCCAATACAAGTCTTGATTTGATATTAATGTTGACCTTACTTGGACGGACCATATTTACAATTACAAAGACAAAGATAAAAAGGCATAAGTCCATAAGCAAACAAGCTCCGATTCTGCCGGCCAATTTGCTCTGCGGAAGCATATGCCCTAAAGCATATTCTGCAGCTACATACCATGAACAAGAAAAAACCTTGCCGGATTCAATATTCTGCCTCACCAATCTGTTATAAGAGGAAAGAGTCTAGGACTATCAAACAACATTAgggattaaaaaaattgatggatGAGCCTAAGGTTGTTCTCGTCACCGGCTGTGCCAAAGGGGGCATTGGATATGAATATTGCCGGGCATTAGCAGAGCACAACTGCCGGGTGGTTGCCTCTGACATCCCTCGACGAATGGATGACATGTTGGACTTCAATGCCGATAACATTGAAACGATAGAGCTCGATGTTTCATCAAACGAGAGCGTGTCATCAGCTGTGAATTCTGTTATATCCAAGTATGGTCACATTGATGTACTGATAAACAATGCTGGCATAGGAAGCACCGGCCCCTTAGCTGAGCTTTCTCTAGATGCAATCAAGAAAGCTTGGGAAATCAACACATTGGGGCAGCTGAGAATGGTGCAACAAATTGTTCCCCACATGGCTTCGCGGCGCAGGGGGTGTATAGTCAATGTAGGGAGTGTGGTCGGGAGAGTGCCAACCCCATGGGCAGGGTCCTATTGTTCTAGCAAGGCAGCTGTTCACGCCATGACCAATTCTTTGCGTGTTGAGTTAAGGCCCTTCGGTATCAATGTGGTACTTGTGGTGCCTGGTGCTGTGAGATCAAATTTTGGAAGCTCTAGCCTGGAGAGGCTGGGAGATCATGATTGGAAACTTTATAAGGAATTCAAGGAGGCCATTGCTGAGCGAGCCAGGGCTTCCCAAGGTTCCAAGGCAACGGATGCCACAATGTTTGCAAGACATGTGGCAAAGAAGGTTTTGAGTCCTAAACCACCGAAGCAGATAGTATTTGGTCACATGACTGGTTTGTTTGCTGTGCTTTCATTGTCTCCACTTTGGGTCAGAGATCTGTTCTTTAGTACTCGTTTCAATCTAAACAAGAGGGTCTAAGGAACTACAAATGATGTATCGGCTAATCAAGTTAATAAAGAGTGAGCGTAATAGCAGATCATACCACGTCGGAATAATATCGTACGTTATTGTAAGTTTAATGTGTTATATGATCAAAGATACTGAAATCCCCAAAGAAAAATTTGCTCGATCCACATttattaagcttgagaaagCCAATTTCTCTTGTGTTTTACAGTGTTCATTTATATTAGAGGATATTTGATTTCGAATTTAGcaaaactttcttttcttacaaAGAGGTATATAAGCATCAAGTTAgaacttatgtttaattaGAACTTATGAAATTAGGCGTAGTAAGAATTTCCCTTAATTATGACTTTAACTATTAGTAGTACAGCTAAGTGTCAAGTTAGGGTGGTTAAACACAAAAGTTAGGTGCCCCCTGTTCCCATCTCAGAGGGTACAGTGGTCCTCGTAAGGCAGAAGTAACGGCACTCGAGAGATAGCCAACCAAGTTCGTAATAACCAAAGGGTTAATGACAGGCCCATTGGAAGCGGACACGAAGAGGAAAAGAAGCACCACAAAGCCAAAGCCCTTCCCCATCTGCCTCCCACCAAGAGGGTCTGTC
Protein-coding sequences here:
- the LOC18611330 gene encoding prostamide/prostaglandin F synthase gives rise to the protein MATVSSQILLCCSTPKSKFPTINSSPSRFLTPTKVTYKPTKLMTFNSKGNFRFITRASSSLANEFTANIGDVLGDVSVFTAAGQRVFFKDLWDQKEGIAVVALLRHFGCFCSWELASTLKEAMPKFDSAGVKLIAVGVGTPDKARILAERLPFPMDCLYADPDRKAYDVLGLYYGLGRTFFNPASAKLLSRLDKLQKAMENYTMQATPDDKSSVLQQGGMFVFKGKELLYARKDEGTGDHASLDDIFDICCKSPVA
- the LOC18611331 gene encoding heterogeneous nuclear ribonucleoprotein 1 — translated: MEFENPRLFIGGISEEVKEETLRQHFSKYGEVTQSLKISKKGIGFVAFADPSMAKTALQEEEHIILGRKVDVKPAKPRVQTKDTRTKIFVGGLPPTITLPEFRNYFESYGTITDAVVIYDKKSHRFRGFGFVTFDSEEAAENVLRKSFHELNNKMVEVKKAEPRDKKTSNSDPHENGLVPLGLPYGIYNVNTQPNYFPAESYLCMWNWSPHGGQPPFGSFHVVYFNFNSWTQVGQTGKRANCFRVFSCDYIFGFVT
- the LOC18611332 gene encoding uncharacterized oxidoreductase SSP0419, which produces MDEPKVVLVTGCAKGGIGYEYCRALAEHNCRVVASDIPRRMDDMLDFNADNIETIELDVSSNESVSSAVNSVISKYGHIDVLINNAGIGSTGPLAELSLDAIKKAWEINTLGQLRMVQQIVPHMASRRRGCIVNVGSVVGRVPTPWAGSYCSSKAAVHAMTNSLRVELRPFGINVVLVVPGAVRSNFGSSSLERLGDHDWKLYKEFKEAIAERARASQGSKATDATMFARHVAKKVLSPKPPKQIVFGHMTGLFAVLSLSPLWVRDLFFSTRFNLNKRV